The Flavobacteriales bacterium genome includes a region encoding these proteins:
- a CDS encoding class I SAM-dependent methyltransferase: protein MQNIHKNSLPKSRFTKVEALRKQLLTNQQILRFVDFGNNKKMVEKTVSDIARNSAKNPKLCSTLAEIVAFVNPQTAIELGTSLGISLAFQQLAAPNCRFVSHEGGAEVAEFAKSNLKELGLNPCIKIGSFEKSLPETLQKLQTIDFAFIDGHHQQQPTLDYFNQIYQHLSPNGVVVFDDIYWSEGMKLAWEKICQDSRVSISIDLFHLGIVFIRKGVEKQHFLLRI from the coding sequence ATGCAGAACATACACAAAAACTCGCTTCCAAAATCAAGATTTACGAAGGTAGAAGCCTTACGAAAGCAACTTTTGACCAATCAACAAATACTTCGGTTTGTCGATTTTGGCAACAACAAAAAAATGGTCGAAAAAACGGTTTCGGATATTGCCCGAAATTCGGCCAAAAACCCAAAACTATGCAGCACATTAGCCGAAATTGTAGCATTTGTAAATCCACAAACCGCCATTGAGCTTGGCACATCGCTAGGCATTAGTTTGGCCTTCCAGCAATTGGCGGCCCCCAACTGTCGGTTTGTGAGCCATGAGGGCGGAGCGGAAGTGGCAGAGTTTGCAAAGTCAAATTTGAAAGAGTTGGGTTTGAATCCCTGCATCAAAATTGGCTCGTTTGAAAAATCATTGCCCGAAACCCTTCAAAAACTGCAAACAATTGATTTTGCTTTTATTGACGGGCATCATCAACAACAGCCAACGCTGGATTATTTTAATCAAATATACCAGCACCTTTCGCCCAACGGCGTAGTGGTTTTTGACGACATCTACTGGTCGGAGGGCATGAAACTAGCCTGGGAAAAAATATGCCAAGACTCACGAGTTTCTATCAGCATTGATTTGTTTCACTTAGGCATTGTTTTTATCAGAAAGGGTGTGGAGAAACAGCATTTCCTGTTGAGGATTTGA
- a CDS encoding Fic family protein — MSNSYKYIDPDYTYTDPKTGLLRNLPNITDPEVLLFVESGTVTKRLQELYENPIKINGIDSLFEIHKYLFQDIYVWAGKKRKVEISKDGKQFFPTSHFDKAFRHIDQLIAEFEKISKDNEKLLAEKLAEILDNINYLHPFREGNGRAQREFLRLLALEKGFVLNLNPPDNETVYEKYMKGTIESDVNTLTELLYELLVTNI; from the coding sequence ATGTCTAATTCATACAAATATATAGACCCTGACTATACCTATACCGACCCCAAAACTGGGCTTTTACGCAATTTACCCAACATAACAGACCCTGAAGTATTGCTTTTTGTTGAGAGTGGTACAGTCACCAAACGTCTGCAAGAACTTTATGAAAACCCGATAAAAATTAACGGAATTGACAGCCTTTTTGAAATCCACAAATACTTGTTTCAAGACATCTATGTTTGGGCAGGTAAAAAACGTAAGGTCGAAATAAGTAAAGATGGCAAACAGTTTTTCCCTACGTCACATTTTGACAAGGCATTTAGACACATTGATCAGTTAATTGCTGAGTTTGAAAAAATTTCGAAGGATAATGAAAAACTTTTAGCCGAAAAGTTGGCCGAAATACTCGACAACATCAACTATTTACACCCATTTAGAGAAGGCAACGGACGAGCACAAAGAGAGTTTTTGAGACTATTGGCATTGGAAAAAGGTTTCGTTCTAAACCTAAACCCTCCCGACAATGAGACCGTTTACGAAAAATATATGAAAGGGACAATTGAGAGTGACGTTAATACACTGACGGAATTACTTTATGAGCTACTTGTCACAAACATTTGA
- a CDS encoding antitoxin VbhA family protein produces MFNTLEIDRNNLTIMGVKFSDLKTLESTANALGSNMFEGFKPTPKGVEIIRDYVTGKISLTEFVALAKQKVYV; encoded by the coding sequence ATGTTTAATACCCTAGAAATAGACCGAAATAACCTAACAATAATGGGTGTAAAATTTTCGGATTTAAAGACGCTTGAAAGCACTGCAAATGCCTTGGGCAGCAATATGTTTGAAGGTTTTAAACCAACTCCAAAGGGTGTTGAAATAATCCGGGACTACGTGACAGGAAAAATATCTCTAACAGAGTTTGTGGCATTGGCCAAACAAAAAGTGTATGTCTAA
- a CDS encoding DUF349 domain-containing protein — MSQEEISKNEVEMENNSSNENLPTPHNTKMENENTHSEANETPVSEAPVTTDETTNLTNEHVQQETPQATTEEVVETVAQQETFEAVSTEIVNNNEEDDGLEDDSNVDDESEEESTSDEDDTHAHIDFEVLNKDQLLDLAIEANQKMTAREALARLRQIRPIFNDILRAEKREALHKFVEEGNDPETFEYDDTNYRERFKNAFNLAKNARMEEINRIEKEKLNNLKRKEELLQRLREITDSDETEKSLDAVKEIQQEWRTIRVLPVDKVQETWDNYHFLLDKFYDNHSINIELKELDRKKNLEVKIELCKKVDELSAENSLKRSFILLNKYQEEFKNTGPVPREFNQEIWDRFRAACDKVYEQKRAVFEALEADRQKNLELKSVLVEKAEMITQLLPKKGKDWKQKTEELDGLMTEWKKIGQVPRAQSDEVWKKFRKSFNTFYDEKSNFFKQLMKDRKANLVIKEDICKRAEELKDSDDLNFATNELKKLQREWQEVGPVSEKISNAIWKRFRTACDFVFSKKEEEFKNRKGIETENLTKKKEVIVKLEALLNDGNSESILDDLKALQKEWNGIGFVPMKNKKEVEDSYRKASDAVFNKFKLDKKSVKQTQIKEHYQNLSQMPAGKSKLDDEAQKIQKKIRFLDSEIITLENNMEFFGRSKGSQKLKEEIASKIEKTKEQLGRLRAELKVIKNLKNPPKEKEVVLETSETAE, encoded by the coding sequence ATGTCTCAAGAAGAGATTTCTAAAAATGAGGTTGAGATGGAAAACAATAGTTCCAACGAGAACCTACCTACCCCGCACAATACAAAAATGGAAAACGAAAACACACATTCAGAAGCAAATGAAACTCCGGTTTCTGAAGCTCCGGTTACAACCGACGAAACAACCAACCTAACAAATGAACACGTTCAGCAAGAAACTCCTCAAGCAACCACCGAGGAAGTAGTTGAGACTGTTGCACAACAAGAAACTTTTGAAGCTGTTTCAACCGAAATTGTAAATAACAACGAAGAAGACGATGGTTTGGAAGACGATTCAAACGTGGACGACGAATCGGAGGAAGAATCAACATCAGACGAGGACGACACACACGCCCACATAGATTTTGAGGTCTTAAACAAAGACCAATTGCTCGATTTGGCTATCGAGGCAAATCAAAAAATGACTGCTCGCGAGGCTTTGGCAAGATTGCGTCAAATCAGACCCATCTTTAATGACATATTGCGAGCCGAAAAAAGAGAAGCACTACACAAGTTTGTAGAAGAAGGTAACGACCCCGAAACCTTTGAATATGACGACACCAACTACCGCGAACGGTTTAAAAATGCTTTCAATTTGGCCAAAAATGCCCGAATGGAAGAAATAAACCGTATTGAAAAAGAAAAACTAAACAACCTAAAACGCAAAGAAGAGCTGTTACAACGTTTGCGTGAAATAACCGACTCGGACGAGACCGAAAAAAGTTTAGACGCGGTTAAAGAAATTCAACAAGAGTGGAGAACCATTCGTGTGTTGCCAGTTGACAAAGTGCAAGAAACGTGGGATAATTATCACTTTTTGTTGGATAAATTTTACGACAATCACTCCATAAACATTGAGTTGAAAGAGCTTGACCGCAAGAAAAATCTTGAGGTTAAAATTGAACTCTGCAAAAAAGTGGATGAGCTAAGTGCCGAAAATTCATTGAAAAGAAGTTTTATACTTTTAAATAAATATCAGGAAGAATTTAAAAACACAGGCCCGGTTCCGAGAGAGTTTAACCAAGAAATTTGGGATAGATTTAGAGCCGCATGCGATAAAGTTTATGAGCAAAAAAGGGCTGTTTTTGAAGCATTAGAAGCCGACAGACAGAAAAATCTGGAACTAAAAAGTGTATTGGTTGAGAAAGCCGAAATGATTACTCAACTGCTGCCAAAAAAAGGAAAAGACTGGAAACAGAAAACGGAAGAACTCGATGGGTTGATGACCGAATGGAAAAAAATTGGTCAAGTGCCGAGGGCTCAAAGCGACGAAGTTTGGAAAAAATTCAGAAAATCGTTTAACACTTTTTATGACGAGAAAAGCAATTTCTTCAAGCAATTGATGAAAGATCGAAAAGCCAATCTTGTGATAAAAGAAGATATATGCAAACGGGCAGAAGAGTTAAAAGACAGTGATGACCTAAACTTTGCCACCAACGAATTGAAAAAACTTCAACGAGAATGGCAAGAAGTTGGGCCTGTATCCGAAAAAATATCAAATGCCATTTGGAAGAGATTCAGAACTGCCTGCGATTTTGTATTCAGCAAAAAAGAAGAAGAATTTAAAAATAGAAAAGGCATTGAAACCGAAAATCTAACCAAAAAGAAGGAGGTTATTGTCAAATTAGAAGCCTTACTAAACGATGGCAACTCTGAATCTATTTTGGATGATTTAAAAGCTCTACAAAAAGAGTGGAACGGCATTGGTTTTGTGCCAATGAAAAACAAAAAAGAGGTAGAAGACAGCTACAGAAAGGCCTCTGATGCCGTGTTTAACAAGTTTAAACTCGACAAAAAGTCAGTTAAACAAACGCAAATAAAAGAGCATTATCAAAACCTATCGCAAATGCCTGCCGGCAAAAGCAAATTGGACGACGAGGCTCAAAAAATTCAAAAGAAAATCCGGTTTTTGGACAGCGAAATCATTACGCTTGAAAACAATATGGAGTTTTTTGGCCGTTCAAAAGGTTCGCAAAAACTAAAAGAAGAAATTGCTTCAAAAATTGAAAAAACAAAAGAGCAATTGGGCAGATTGAGAGCAGAATTAAAGGTTATTAAAAACCTAAAAAATCCGCCAAAAGAAAAAGAAGTTGTTTTAGAAACCAGCGAAACAGCCGAATAA
- a CDS encoding metallophosphoesterase yields MKKAIIHISDLHVTNHLDPNGYEKAKELNSFFNTDKNDEFGDAFLQSIIQHIKEEFSDTEFYLMVTGDISDSASRNEYIEAKRILNEFITSLKIDKRKTLILPGDHDVNWVDCAKALDDYGVQDKKAFEFHQEKFQKFTDFYNDFYSDEGIVFDPENAVSGKIDLTLNSLIIGLNSNFKIGAQSGEGYINLEKLKIELENIISENSDKQIFTAFHHNLEAKYENSAIGNWEKDNRNQVKEYLQSKDIKVLFYGNEHTSFSEEEDGVLFQSAVGTLSKKNSILSFKIYEIDESDGFIINNKLFNFQPQNSLTLLGDGYWSRIESSPQEKKCFVIIKPVEKNQPIIKQVQIVEYNHIELPSIQQIETTEYSTKLFNLVKEKKLFHSGHFHWSETSRAHNWIDVTKILNNFYDLVFAKNAILDLVERNIGKNFDFVIGLGIEGNILSTKTAINYEKPYSFLPYSYRYDGHNDFEREICFENDNKYKSVLVITDVVNDGRTIRKLIHKRAVDFFKTVEKIFVVSLFYTGNVLKPNTTILNLTQEQLTAKGILEEDHPESRISYYFVTAMKVEECPYKADYKTACLLMQNPELGCIHKFYDDEKVEKRKKLKINLQV; encoded by the coding sequence ATGAAAAAGGCAATAATACATATCTCTGATTTACACGTAACAAATCATCTTGACCCCAACGGGTATGAAAAGGCGAAGGAATTAAACTCATTTTTCAACACTGATAAAAATGATGAATTTGGAGATGCGTTTTTGCAATCCATAATTCAACATATAAAGGAAGAGTTTTCCGATACTGAATTTTATTTAATGGTAACTGGTGACATTTCAGATTCTGCCAGTAGAAACGAATATATAGAGGCTAAACGCATTTTAAATGAATTTATAACTTCATTAAAAATAGATAAAAGAAAGACCTTGATATTGCCTGGGGATCACGATGTGAATTGGGTGGATTGTGCAAAAGCATTAGATGATTATGGTGTACAGGATAAAAAGGCTTTCGAATTTCACCAAGAGAAATTTCAAAAATTCACTGATTTCTACAATGATTTTTATTCCGATGAAGGAATTGTTTTTGATCCAGAAAATGCAGTTAGTGGTAAAATTGACTTGACCCTTAATTCATTAATAATTGGATTGAATTCGAATTTTAAAATTGGGGCTCAATCGGGTGAGGGATATATTAACCTTGAAAAACTAAAAATAGAACTTGAAAATATTATTTCTGAAAATTCAGATAAACAAATTTTTACTGCTTTTCATCATAATTTGGAGGCAAAATATGAAAACTCAGCAATTGGAAACTGGGAAAAAGACAACCGAAATCAGGTAAAAGAATATTTACAAAGTAAAGATATTAAGGTCTTATTCTACGGAAATGAGCATACTTCATTTTCAGAGGAAGAAGATGGTGTTTTATTTCAAAGTGCTGTAGGCACATTGAGTAAAAAAAATTCCATTTTATCATTTAAAATTTATGAAATTGACGAATCAGATGGATTCATCATAAATAATAAATTGTTTAATTTTCAGCCACAAAATAGCCTTACATTACTTGGTGATGGATATTGGTCTCGTATTGAAAGTTCACCACAGGAGAAGAAGTGCTTTGTTATAATAAAACCAGTAGAAAAAAACCAGCCCATAATAAAGCAGGTTCAAATAGTCGAATACAACCATATTGAATTACCGTCAATTCAACAAATAGAAACAACCGAGTATTCAACTAAGTTATTTAATCTTGTTAAAGAAAAAAAACTTTTTCATTCTGGACACTTTCATTGGAGTGAGACATCTAGAGCCCACAATTGGATCGATGTAACAAAAATTCTAAACAATTTTTATGATTTAGTTTTTGCTAAAAATGCTATTCTCGATTTAGTTGAAAGAAACATTGGGAAGAATTTTGATTTCGTTATCGGTTTAGGAATTGAAGGAAATATTTTATCTACGAAAACAGCAATAAATTACGAAAAACCATATTCGTTTTTACCATATTCATACCGTTATGATGGCCATAACGATTTTGAAAGAGAAATCTGTTTTGAGAATGACAACAAGTATAAATCAGTACTAGTCATTACAGATGTCGTAAATGACGGAAGAACAATTAGGAAATTGATACACAAAAGAGCTGTTGATTTTTTTAAAACGGTAGAAAAAATATTTGTTGTGTCTCTTTTCTACACAGGTAATGTTCTTAAACCCAATACTACTATTTTAAATCTTACTCAGGAGCAATTAACTGCAAAAGGTATTTTGGAAGAAGACCATCCTGAAAGTAGAATTTCATATTATTTTGTAACTGCTATGAAAGTAGAAGAATGTCCATATAAGGCAGATTATAAAACTGCTTGTTTATTAATGCAAAACCCTGAACTTGGATGTATCCATAAATTCTATGATGACGAAAAAGTTGAAAAAAGGAAGAAATTGAAAATCAACCTACAGGTGTAA